In Penicillium oxalicum strain HP7-1 chromosome I, whole genome shotgun sequence, a single window of DNA contains:
- a CDS encoding Metal resistance protein YCF1: MSDGHMQRVLGTVPTGSPQPSPLPSVYDHIQRQAFCSDPEGWGPVSLKGFYLTSCFVDVTVAIVAVWGILAGFAALWLLLKKRTEQPVAKNWHFYAKLVVLAGLILVTGLQAALLAESQPKNFYADFRFWSSIAALGSLGVIFSVQYYEHWRSRQPNGVVLFYWLFFIIAYAIKLQSLVSQKTYLQFLPYFICVNISLGLSLLEFVLEYFIPKKQSAYDALGDEDECPYNYADIFSVLTFGWMTPMMKFGYKNYLTQDDLWNLRRRDTTRVTLDDLNTAWREELEKKSPSLWLALFKAFGGPYMRGAIIKSGSDILAFVQPQLLRYLITFIDSYRTPTPQPVIRGVAIALAMFVVSVCQTSCLHQYFQRAFDTGMRVKSSLTALIYAKALRLSSEGRASKTTGDIVNHMAVDQQRLSDLTQFGTQLLSAPFQIVLCMVSLYQLVGLSMFAGVGVMILMIPLNGVIARLMKKLQITQMKNKDSRTRLMTEILNNMKSIKLYAWNTAFMNKLSHIRNDLELNTLRKIGATQSIANFTWQSTPFLVSCSTFTVFVLTSDKPLTTDIVFPALTLFNLLTFPLSILPMVITSVIESTVAVKRLVEYFTAEELQTESVIYEDPVEHVGDESVRIRDASFTWDRYSSTPALKNIDLSARKGELSCIVGRVGAGKSSLLESILGELWKLQGEVVVRGRIAYVAQSPWIMNASVRENIVFGHRWDPAFYDLTVEACALLDDFKIMPDGDQTEVGERGISLSGGQKARLTLARAVYARADIYLLDDVLSAVDQHVGRHIINKVLGRTGILSGKTRILATNAITVLKEADFIGLLRDKTIIEKGTFEQLMAMKGEIANLVRTNLAEMDDDQSPSVSDESLASPDSSETALVETGEGSDSEDMEQPGSLVPIRSRGDARRRTSTVTLRRASTATWHGPRRKLQDEENVLKSKQTQETSQQGKVKWGVYAEYAKNSNIIAVTFYLLALVAAQTAQVLANYWLKNWTDYNEIHGRNQNVGKFISVYLAFGLGSSLLVIVQNLILWIFCSIEASRKLHERMAHAIFRSPMNFFETTPSGRILNRFSSDIYRVDEVLARTFNMLFANSARAIFTMVVISSSTPAFLLLVVPLAWIYLSYQKYYLRTSRELKRLDSVTRSPIYAHFQESLGGISTIRAYRQENRFALENEWRMDANLRAYFPSISANRWLAVRLEFIGSIIILASAGLAIIAVATGSPLSPGIVGLAMSYALQITQSLNWIVRQTVEVETNIVSVERVLEYANLPSEAPDVIFKRRPAVGWPAQGAVSFQNYSTRYREGLDLVLKDINLDIKPHEKIGVVGRTGAGKSSLTLALFRIIEPSNGTISIDGLDVTSIGLFDLRGRLAIIPQDPAMFEGTLRDNLDPRHVHDDTELWSVLDHAKLKDHVASMEGQLDAQVQEGGSNLSQGQRQLVSLARALLTPSNILVLDEATAAVDVETDALLQRTLRSNVFQERTIITIAHRINTIIDSDRIVVLDKGRVAEFDTPANLIKSKGRFYELAKEAGLLDGDGSASSSAGAA; the protein is encoded by the exons ATGTCGGATGGTCATATGCAGAGGGTGCTGGGCACGGTTCCGACCGGTAGCCCCCAACCATCACCACTGCCCTCCGTATACGACCATATTCAGCGACAAGCTTTTTGCAGCGACCCGGAGGGTTGGGGCCCGGTCAGTTTGAAGGGATTCTACCTCACCTCGTGCTTTGTCGATGTGACCGTTGCCATCGTTGCCGTTTGGGGCATCTTAGCTGGTTTCGCGGCGTTATGGCTGCTGTTGAAGAAGCGTACCGAGCAACCAGTTGCGAAGAATTGGCATTTCTACGCTAAATTG GTTGTTCTTGCCggtctcatcctcgtcacgGGTCTTCAAGCTGCTTTGCTTGCCGAAAGCCAACCCAAGAACTTTTACGCCGATTTCAGATTCTGGTCGTCAATCGCGGCGCTCGGGTCGCTGGGAGTGATCTTCTCGGTTCAATACTATGAGCACTGGCGCAGTCGACAGCCCAATGGTGTCGTCTTGTTTTATtggctcttcttcatcattgCATACGCAATCAAGCTGCAATCTCTCGTCTCGCAGAAGACCTATCTTCAATTCCTGCCGTACTTTATCTGCGTCAACATCTCACTGGGTCTTTCGCTACTCGAATTTGTCCTGGAATACTTTATTCCCAAGAAGCAGAGCGCGTATGATGCCCTtggtgacgaagatgaatGTCCGTACAACTACGCCGACATCTTCTCGGTCCTCACTTTTGGCTGGATGACTCCGATGATGAAATTTGGCTACAAGAACTACTTGACTCAAGATGATCTTTGGAATCTTCGGCGTCGCGACACTACCAGGGTCACACTAGATGACCTGAATACAGCATGGAGGGAGGAGCTTGAGAAGAAAAGCCCCTCTCTATGGCTCGCTTTGTTCAAAGCCTTTGGAGGCCCCTACATGCGAGGTGCCATCATCAAATCGGGAAGCGATATTCTTGCCTTTGTGCAACCACAACTCCTGCGATACTTGATCACTTTCATCGATTCGTATCGGACCCCGACCCCGCAGCCCGTCATTCGCGGCGTGGCCATTGCTCTGGCAATGTTCGTCGTCTCAGTCTGTCAGACCAGCTGCCTCCATCAATACTTCCAGCGTGCCTTTGACACCGGTATGCGGGTGAAGTCATCTCTCACTGCACTGATCTATGCCAAGGCTCTACGACTGTCGAGCGAAGGCCGCGCTTCAAAGACTACCGGTGATATTGTCAACCACATGGCTGTCGACCAACAGCGGTTGTCGGACTTGACGCAATTTGGAACCCAGCTGCTGTCGGCTCCGTTTCAAATCGTCTTGTGTATGGTGTCGCTCTACCAGCTCGTCGGCCTTAGCATGTTCGCGGGCGTGGGTGTCATGATCCTCATGATTCCGCTTAACGGTGTCATCGCAAGATTGATGAAAAAGCTTCAAATCACTCAgatgaagaacaaggatTCTAGAACCCGCTTGATGACGGAAATTCTGAACAACATGAAGAGCATTAAGCTCTACGCTTGGAACACAGCATTCATGAACAAGCTCAGCCATATCCGAAATGACTTGGAGCTCAACACCCTTCGCAAGATCGGTGCAACGCAGAGTATCGCAAACTTTACTTGGCAGTCGACCCCTTTCCTTGTATCCTGCTCCACCTTCACGGTTTTCGTATTGACTAGCGACAAACCACTGACTACCGATATTGTCTTCCCGGCTCTGAcccttttcaatctcctgaCATTCCCGCTTTCTATCTTGCCTATGGTCATCACCTCGGTTATCGAGTCAACCGTGGCTGTCAAGCGCCTGGTGGAATACTTCACCGCCGAGGAACTGCAAACCGAGAGCGTCATCTACGAGGATCCGGTGGAACACGTGGGCGACGAATCTGTCCGTATTCGAGATGCCTCGTTTACCTGGGACCGTTACTCCTCAACTCCCGCTCTCAAGAACATTGACTTGAGTGCTCGAAAGGGCGAGCTAAGCTGTATCGTCGGTCGCGTTGGCGCCGGCAAATCTTCTTTGCTCGAGTCAATCCTCGGAGAATTGTGGAAACTGCAAGGCGAGGTTGTCGTTCGTGGTCGGATTGCATATGTCGCACAATCACCATGGATCATGAATGCTAGTGTTCGAGAGAACATTGTGTTCGGCCATCGTTGGGATCCCGCGTTTTATGACCTCACGGTCGAAGCGTGCGCTCTGCTGGATGACTTCAAGATCATGCCCGATGGTGATCAGACCGAGGTCGGAGAGCGCGGTATCTCGCTCTCTGGTGGCCAGAAAGCTCGATTGACTCTTGCTCGTGCTGTGTATGCTCGGGCGGATATCTATCTCCTCGACGATGTCCTCTCTGCCGTTGACCAGCACGTCGGTCGTCATATCATCAACAAGGTTCTCGGTCGCACGGGTATCCTGAGTGGAAAGACAAGGATTCTGGCAACCAACGCTATCACTGTTCTCAAGGAGGCTGATTTCATTGGTCTTTTGCGCGACAAGACGATTATTGAAAAGGGCACCTTTGAGCAGCTGATGGCCATGAAAGGCGAAATCGCAAATCTTGTTCGCACGAACCTGGCTGAGATGGATGACGATCAGTCCCCCAGTGTCTCGGATGAAAGCCTTGCCAGTCCAGACTCATCGGAAACGGCTCTGGTTGAGACTGGGGAGGGCTCTGACAGTGAAGATATGGAGCAACCGGGCTCCCTTGTCCCCATTAGAAGCCGTGGCGATGCTCGCCGAAGAACTAGCACGGTCACATTGCGACGAGCAAGCACAGCGACCTGGCACGGCCCACGTCGCAAGcttcaagatgaagaaaatgtGTTGAAGAGCAAACAAACCCAGGAGACTTCCCAGCAAGGAAAGGTCAAGTGGGGAGTCTATGCTGAATATGCGAAGAATAGCAACATCATTGCAGTCACTTTCTATCTCCTGGCGCTCGTGGCTGCTCAAACAGCGCAGGTGCTCGCCAACTACTGGCTCAAGAACTGGACCGACTATAATGAGATTCACGGCCGCAATCAAAACGTGGGTAAATTTATCAGCGTGTACCTGGCCTTCGGTCTGGGCTCATCTTTACTGGTGATTGTGCAAAATCTGATCCTCTGGATCTTCTGTTCCATCGAGGCGTCTCGCAAACTGCATGAGCGCATGGCGCACGCCATCTTCCGGTCCCCGATGAACTTCTTCGAGACTACCCCATCCGGACGTATCCTGAACAGATTCTCCAGCGACATCTACCGTGTTGACGAGGTCCTCGCTCGTACATTCAACATGCTCTTCGCCAACTCCGCCCGCGCAATCTTCACCATGGTGgtgatttcttcttccacgcccGCCTTCTTATTGCTCGTGGTTCCATTGGCCTGGATCTACCTCAGTTATCAGAAGTATTATCTTCGAACTTCTCGAGAGTTGAAGCGTCTTGACTCTGTCACTCGCAGCCCCATCTACGCGCATTTCCAAGAATCGCTGGGTGGTATTTCAACCATCCGCGCATACCGTCAAGAGAACCGCTTTGCGCTTGAGAACGAGTGGCGCATGGATGCGAATCTGCGAGCGTATTTCCCATCGATCAGCGCTAACCGCTGGCTTGCCGTTCGTCTCGAGTTCATCGGCTCTATTATCATTCTGGCCTCGGCGGGACTCGCCATCATAGCTGTGGCAACCGGTAGTCCCCTCTCGCCTGGTATCGTTGGTCTGGCCATGTCCTATGCTCTCCAAATCACACAGTCGCTCAATTGGATTGTTCGTCAAACTGTCGAGGTGGAAACGAACATCGTTTCAGTTGAACGTGTCCTGGAGTACGCCAACCTACCTAGTGAAGCCCCCGATGTCATCTTCAAGCGCCGACCTGCCGTCGGCTGGCCCGCTCAGGGAGCCGTTTCATTCCAAAATTACAGCACGCGATACCGCGAGGGGCTGGACTTGGTCCTCAAGGACATCAATCTGGACATTAAGCCGCATGAGAAGATCGGTGTTGTCGGTAGAACCGGCGCGGGTAAGAGCTCTCTAACACTGGCTCTTTTCCGCATCATCGAGCCGTCGAATGGTACTATCAG TATTGACGGACTGGATGTCACCTCAATTGGGTTGTTCGACCTTCGAGGTCGCCTGGCCATTATTCCACAGGATCCTGCCATGTTTGAGGGCACCCTCCGTGATAACCTTGACCCGCGTCACGTTCATGACGACACAGAACTGTGGAGTGTCCTAG ATCATGCAAAACTCAAGGATCATGTAGCCAGTATGGAAGGTCAACTCGATGCGCAAGTTCAGGAAGGAG GCTCCAATCTCAGTCAAGGTCAACGTCAGCTCGTGTCTTTGGCGCGAGCGCTTCTCACACCCAGCAACATTCTGGTGCTTGACGAGGCAACA GCCGCTGTGGACGTAGAGACCGACGCGCTGCTCCAGCGCACTCTTCGCAGTAACGTCTTCCAAGAGCGCACAATCATCACGATTGCGCATCGTATCAACACCATCATCGATTCGGACCGCATCGTTGTGCTCGACAAAGGTCGCGTGGCCGAATTTGATACACCCGCCAACTTGATCAAGTCCAAGGGCCGCTTCTACGAGCTTGCTAAGGAAGCAGGCCTGCTTGATGGCGACGGCTCCGCTAGCTCCTCTGCGGGCGCCGCgtaa